The genomic region ATCGCTATTATTTTTGACCACAGCGGTACTACGAATATGCAGTTCCACTAACTGGGCCGGGTCCACCACATCTGGCGCCTGGGTCATCAAGCAGGTGGCACTGGCAGTTTTGGGAAAGGCAATGACATCCCGGATACTGTCCTTACCGGTCAGCAGCATAACCAGACGATCAAAGCCAAAGGCAATGCCGCCATGGGGAGGTGCCCCGTACTCAAAGGCTTCCAGCATAAAGCCAAATTTCTCCTTAGCTTCTTCCGGACCTAAGCCCAGGGCCTTGAACATTAATTCTTGCACATCCCGGCGATGAATCCGAATACTTCCGCCACCTACCTCCACACCGTTTAAGACCATATCGTAGGCTCTGGCCCGCACTTTACCAGGATCAGTTTGCAGCAGGGGAATATCCTCTTCCACCGGCGATGTAAAAGGGTGGTGCATGGCAAAGTATCGTCCTTCTTCCGCGTCATACTCCAATAGCGGGAAATCAATAACCCACAGGAAATTCCACCTGTCCTCCGGAATTAAGTTTAGCCGCTGGGCCAGATGCAAACGCAGGGCCCCCAGGGCCGCTGCCACAACAGCCGGTTTATCCGCCACAAAGAGCAGCAGGTCACCGGGTTGGGCTTCCAGTTTATCCTTAATGGCAGCTATTTCATCTTCATTAAAGAATTTGGCAATGGGTGATTTTACCGAACCATCCTCATTGATCATCATATAAGCCAAGCCCTTGGCTTTATAGACGGCCACAAAGGCAGTGAGGTCGTCAATTTCCTTGCGAGAAAAGGCGGCGCAGCCCTTAGCGTTAATGCCTTTAACCTGACCGCCGGCGGCGGCGGCGCTGTTAAACACCTTAAAGCCGCATTTAGCAGCAATGGGAGTTATGTCCTTTAGCTCCATATCAAAACGGGTATCCGGTTTGTCCGAGCCATAGAGATCCATGGCTTCCTGATAGGAAAGACGCGGGAAAGGAACTTTAATTTCCAGGCCAATGGTATCTTTACATACTTTGGCAATCATTTGCTCCATTAAACTCATGACGTCATCCGCATCCACAAAGGACATTTCCAGGTCAATCTGGGTAAATTCCGGCTGCCGGTCGGCCCGCAAATCTTCATCCCGGAAGCAGCGCACAATTTGGAAGTATTTCTCCATCCCCGCCAGCATTAACAGTTGCTTAAATATCTGGGGAGACTGGGGCAAGGCGTAAAACTTACCCGGGTTAACCCGGCTGGGTACTAAGTAATCCCTGGCCCCTTCCGGGGTGCTTTTGGTTAACATGGGAGTTTCTATTTCCAGAAAACCGTGGTTATCTAAGAAATCCCGGACACTTTTGGCGGCCCGGTGGCGCATGATTAAGGACTGCTGCATTTCCGGCCGACGCAGGTCCAGATAACGGTAGCGCAGGCGTAAATTTTCATCAACATCAATATGGTCTTCAATATAGAAGGGCGGCGTTTTGGCCCGGTTTAGTACCCTTAAAGTATGGGCGTAAACCTCTATTTCTCCGGTAACCATGTTGGGATTTGCGGTACCCTCCGGTCTTTCTTGAACTTTACCCACTATGGCCAGGACATACTCGTTTCTTACTGCTTCAGCCTTTTTAAAAGCTGCTTCGTCCACATCCGGGCTAAAAACAATCTGTACCAACCCGGAGCGATCCCTTAAATCCACAAATATTAAGCCTCCGTGGTCCCGGCGGCGCTGCACCCAGCCCATTAATACAACTTCCTGGCCCATATGTTGCTTGCTTAATTCGCCGCAGTGATGGGTGCGGCGTAATCCATGCATAGATTCGGACATTTTCGTACCTCCAATATTTATCCTACCTTAATGATTTGCTAAATTATTGAACTTCCTTAACATAACTGATAATATCAGCCAGCGGCACTTCTTCCTGGCTGCCTGCCTGCATATTGCGCACCACTGCTACGCCCCGGCTTAGTTCCTCTTCGCCCAGGATAATCACCAGCCGGGCATCCAACTTACCGGCATATTTCATTTGGGCCTTTAGGCTGCGGCCCAGGTAGTCTTTGTCTGCGGCAATGCCGTGCCGACGCAACTTTTGTACCAGGGCAAAGGACTCAGTTTCCGCCCCGGCACCCACGGTGGCCACAAATACAGCCGGACCCCGGCTAATGGGGAAGGTAATACCCTGACGCTCCGCCGTCAACAAAATACGCTCCAGGCCCAGGGCAAAGCCAATTCCCGGTGCAGCGGAACCACCGCAGGCCTCAATCAAGCCGTTATAACGCCCGCCACCGCCAATGGAACTCTGGGCCCCGATATCCCTGGTCATGATTTCAAAGGCGGTATTAGTGTAGTAATCCAAACCTCTAACCAGCCGGTTATCAACAATGTACTTAACACCCACTGCATCCAGATAACCTTTAACCAATTCAAAGTGGGCCTGGCATTCGGGGCAAAGGACATCCAGTGTGGTTGGAGCATGCCGACCGATCTCCTGGCATTTTTCGCTCTTACAATCCAAGATGCGCAAGGGGTTGCGGTCAAAACGCCCCTGGCAGTTGGGACACAACTCTGCCAGTTGGGGGCGGAAATATTCCTGCAGCTTTTGCCTTAATACCGGCCGGCACTGCGGGCAACCCACGCTGTTGATGTGTAGTTCCAGATTGGTTAGGCCAATGCGGTGGTAAATATCCATGGCCATGGCAATGACCTCAGCATCAACGGCCGGGCTATTGGATCCAAAGACCTCCACCCCAAATTGGTGAAACTGCCGAAAACGTCCCGCCTGGGGCCGATCATACCGAAACATGGGGCCGATGTAAAACAGCTTGATGGGCTGGGGCAGGGCATAAAGTTTATTCTCCAGGTAAGCCCTGACCACGGCGGCGGTGCCTTCCGGCCGCAGAGTAATACTGCGGTCACCCCGGTCCGTAAAGGTATACATTTCCTTTTCTACAATGTCCGTGGTCTCTCCCACTCCCCGGGCAAACAGTTCGGTGTGTTCAAAAATCGGGGTTCTAATTTCACTGTAGCCATATTCCCGACATACCTGTCGGGCCAGCTCTTCTAAATACTGCCACTTTTCCACTTCACCTGGTAAAATATCATTGGTACCCCTGGGCCTGGTCGTTAACACAAAAGTAACCCTCCTTATTCGCCTGACAAATCTATAAAAACAACAAACTCCCGTCACTGGCATGCCAAAGGCATTGACCAGGGACGGGAGTTTTTCCCGTGGTGCCACCCTGCTTGGACAAATACTTGTCCCTCTTTAACGGCGATAACGGCGCCGTTCCCGGACCGGCCTACTAAGACTGTCTGTCCTTTCGGGGGTCACTCCCGGGTGTTCTTCAGCTAATGTTCCTGCAGCGGGGCTTTCAGTCCAGGGCCCCACCTCCCTGGGCAAGCAGCAAAAGCCTACTCTCCCGATCATAGCTTTAACCAACATAAATCTTTGATTATTTTATGCAATATCTTGTTTTTTGTCAATGTGGGGGGAAACAGTGCCGGGCGAACTGCTAAAATATGGATAAAGGTGTTATGCTGGATAAGACTGATTTTACACTGTACACTTGTTCCTTGCTAAAGCAGCATGTTATACTTACTTTTGAGGTGATTGCCATTATTACTAAGGAATTGGTTGATCGGATTAATGCCCTGGCCCGTAAGCAGCGGGCAGAGGGGCTTACTGCCGAGGAAAAAGAGGAACAACATAAACTACGTCAGGAATACCTGAAGGGTATCCGCAGCCAGGTTTTAGACTCCCTATCCCGAATTAAATTTGTGGAGGATGAAAAACCAAATAACACATCCGGCAGCTGCAGTTGCGGCCACCATCACCATAAAGAAAGCCATAAAGGACATACACACTAACTCTCTAAAAATGTTTGTGGCCACTAACTCCATTTTCCCGTACGCTGCCACAGCCCAACGCATGCGCTGGGCCGGTATCCGCGGCATTCCCTGGTCCCTGGTGACCACCTATGAAAACTGTATTTCTGCAAACCCAATCCCAATATTATAAAGAAGTGTTAGACCGGATCGGAGCTGGGCCAGCAGAAACCTTAATGGTGGGTAACGATACTAAGGAAAATTTAGTTGCCGGCAAGCTAGGCATAAAAACTTATCTGGTAACAGATAAGTTAATTGATCATCACAAAGATACTAACTTTAAGGCGGATATAGAGGGTAGTTTGCCGTCAAAGTTTGTTTATGCCAATTTACCTTGCTCTATAAGCTTTTTAACTGCTTCTACAACTGCCGGATCAAACTGCTTACCAGAACAACGACTCAATTCCTCTATCACCCATTTTTGAGAAAGCGCCTTACGATAAGGCCTGTCCGACTTCATGGCGTCATAAGAGTCCACCACCCTGATGATCCGGGCCAGAAGAGGGATCTGTTCACCAGCGATGCCTTCAGGATAACCGCCGCCATTATAGTTTTCGTGGTGGTAGAGAACCGTTTCAACTACTTCCTGGGGAAGATTGGCCGGTTCCAGGATCTTTGCTCCCACTCTCGGATGAGTCTGTATTTCTTTTTCTTCCTCTGGTGTAAGCTTGCTTGTCTTGAGCAGTATGTATTCCCTTACCCCCACCTTTCCTATATCATGCAAAAGCCCTCCTATATAAACCATTTCCTGTTCTTTATCAGAAAGCCCCATTTCTTCAGCTACTGCCTTAGCCCACAATGCTACACGCAATGAATGACCCTGCGTATATTTGTCTTTTGCTTCTAACGCTGCAGCCAGCGCATTCACAACGTTCATATAATATTCCCGCAACGATTCGTAAAGCTGTGCATTCTCTATTGCCAGACCTACCTGACTGGCTATGATAGAGAGGTAACCCACCTCATTTCTTTCCCGGTCTAGAGTGAAAGGTGTACATACTATCAGCGCCCCAATTATCTTTCCTCCTGTCTTAACGGGAAACACGACAGCCGACCGTATGTCATTGCCGCAATCTGGTAAACATAAATAACCATCGTATTTTTCCAAATCTTCTATTACCAGGGGCTGCCCTGTTTTCATCACCTCAGCCATGACCGTTCCTTTTGCTTGTACTTGCTCAGCTCTTATCTGTGATTCCCTGCTTCCCTTCAGCTCAATTTCTCCTGTTTCCTCTTGACCGCGGTCAATAGCAAGGTCAAGGCTTGCACGAAGGACGCTTAAGAAGCGGGCTTCATCTCCACCGAATTCTGCGTCTTTAGTTTTGCCGTTCAATACCAACACCCCTATCATAATATCCGCAACTGCATCAATAACGCCTTTACAGCTTTGATCTGGGAACCTTAAAAGTGCTTGACCTGTGTTTGTTTTAAGACAATTTAAGTGATATTGCTACGGTGGGTCCAGGTAAAAGCGGTTTTTCCCTTGTCTTTTTGCTTGATACAAGGCCTGATCTGCCTCTTCAAGCAAGGAATCAACAGAGTGACTGTTTTTTGCTAAGGCTATACCCAGGCTTACGGTAACTTTGCGATGTGGGAAAGGATAGGTCTCTATAGATTTTCGTATTCTTTCAGCAACCGCGACAGCGCCTTCTTCTTTTGTCCCAGGAAGAATAATTACAAACTCCTCGCCTCCGAAGCGCCCCGCAATATCCACTGTCCTTATAGAGTTTTTTATTATATCTGCCGTCTTCTGCAACACCACATCGCCGGCAACATGGCCAAAGGTATCATTGTAAGTCTTGAAGTTATCAATATCTAGGAAAATAACCGTTAAAGGAATGCCGTACCTGATTGTCCTTTCGAGTTCATTAACCAGTATGTTGCGGATTGCACGTTTATTAAAAAACCCTGTCAAAAAGTCGGTTTCAGCTTCTTTTTCCAGTCGGCTTACAAGTTTTGCGTTAGCCAAAGCTATCGCAGCAAAGTTCGCATAAATCTGCAGGTTTCTGGTATCGCTGTCATCCATCGAATCAGGTGAAAACACTATACCTAACAGGCCGACAGCACCCAAAGAGGTCCATAGTGGATAAACCATGATTTTATTCTTGGAATCAAGCTCCACATCGGAAAGACCCGGTAAGGTCATTAATTCATCAATACTCAGAAATGACGGCTCAACTTTGGAAAAAACATTTTCAATCAACGGCTGTACCATCGGCCATTCCTTACCTATCAAAAGGTCGCCGTGATCACCTTTGGCCTGAGCTATCCTTATTTTATCACCCTCTCGAAGGCCAACAAAACCCAGTTCAGCCTTATATATTATGATCAGGGAATTCGTTATGAGTTCCATGACCTTATCCAGTTCGACAGTTGAGGTCAGCAGGCGGCTGATGTTCATAAATGCTGTTTATCTCAAGACTTCGCAATCCTAAAAGGTTTTTTTCAAGGATGGCCTTAAGAACTTCGTTGATAGTCTGGTAAATGCTGTGCGCTTTGGTGATAAAAGTATTTTCCTCCTCGCTGCCTACTCGGGTTCTTATCCTGGTAGGAGCAACGATAAGGAAGCCTATCTTTTGAGCATAGGTACCCAGGCGGTAGGCATAAAGTTTAATCCCGTAAGGGCATGTAAATATGCCTTTATCTTTTAACGAACCCAAGATTTCTTTATAAAAACGGACGCACTTTTCGTTGCAGATCTTTTCTCCTTTATTTACATTCTGGCATAGTTCGGCTTCTCGACTGAATTGGGAAAAAGAGCTGCCATTTGTATCAAAGATATAAATGTTTGCATCCATTACCCTGGCAAGAGTATCCTGAAAATCCTGCCAATATTTTAACGAAACACTTAGTAAAAGGTTTGTCGGCATTTAGCGCACCTCAAATAAACATATTTGCTTTATCTAACTTTCCGAGAACATTTATTCCACCCGGGGTAATCTCATATTCTCTAATGTCTCTGTCGTGGTTGGTACCACGGGCTTTAAGGATTCCTAGAACTTTTTTGATGCTTGAATTTTTTTCCACGTAACGAAGAATAATTATATTATCGGCTAACAAAGATATTTGATTTTTTGTTACTGAAGCCGGTGAAAAGAGGTCTTCGTTTAGTGCAGTAAATATAGCAGTGATATGCCGTCTTTTGATCTGCTGTGCTATCGCCCAAAGATAATCTTTATACTTTTGTATATCAGAAACGCTGCTTTCAAAAGAAGATATGCTGTCAATAACAAGCCTATCTATCTTCTTACTGCTGACCATGTCCAGTATTTCAAAAGCGTGTTTATCTACGTCCAGTTCTATTGGAGAAATAAACTTGATATCAAGACGGCCGTCTGCCAGATATTTATCCGTCTCCCATCCCAGCTGGCGGGCGTTATCTATAAGCTGAGAAACCGGCTCTTCAAAAGAAAGAAACAGCCCATTTTCACATTTTTCAGCTCCATCCAGTAAAAATTTAAGTGCAAGAGCAGTTTTACCCGTACCTGTGCCGCCGGAAATGAGCGTAATAGTCCCTTCCCTAAATCCACCATTCAGCATTTCGTCCAGGCCTGTGATTCCGAATCCTTTTTTCCCCGGTTTGACCTTGTACTGGAGTTCTTCGCCCTTCGGCTTTATCCTCGGATAGACTTCTATTCCTGCAGGGTTGATTTGAAACAGGTGCTCTCCTTGTTCAAAATTGGTACCTCTCATCTTCAGAATACGCAAATACCTTTTTTGAAACCTTTTTTCTTCCTGACCGTAAAGGTGAAAAATCCCATCAGCAATAGCAAATTCACTTAAGAGAGTGAGTTCTTTTTCTTCATACTCACCAACGAGAAATACAGTAACCTCCCATATCGATAAAGCAGCCGCCAGGTCAAAAACAAAAGCCTTAAAAGTCTTCTCGTCAGGAAAAATATCTCTTATGGCTTTGAAACTGTCGATTACAAGGATATTGGGTTGATGTCTTTTGATCATTTCGGTAAGGTATTCAAGAACCTTCTCAGTACCCTGTTTGCGCAGAACAGCTCCCAGATCACCGTAAATAAACCTGTCCCCCAGAAAATCGTCCGAAAAAAACTCAAACTCCTGCAAATGCCTTACCATCTTGAATTGTGATTCAGAGATAGTAGTCAGGTATAAACTTTTAAGACCGTTCCTTGCGCTGTTAAAAATAATATTTTGAACGAATATCGTTTTTCCGCTGCCTGGAGAACCGGAAACAATGTTCAGCGAATACACAGGTATACCGCCAGAAAGAATGCCATCAAGATTTTTAATTCCTGTTTTCAATTTTTCCATCTCTTATTCCTCCTTTGAGTAAAAAGGAATATTCCCGAATTCTTCCTTCAGTTTCTTCGCTACTTTGTCCGTTTTTTCGCTGCCAATCAGCTTAGCCAGAATTTCTACATATCTGGTAATAAACTTCATGAATATATCATCAACCGGCAGGTTTGGATTTTCCTTCATACTGGCCGCTATTTCTGCACACGATATCCCGCCCTCATGGCAGTGCAGCAGTTCTATTTCCCTATACTCCGCAGAAAGATCCCACACAACCCTTTCCACCAAAAGTTTCACAGAAAACGCCCCGAGATACGTCTCAGACGCAGCCCACATCTCTCGCAGCAAAGTTTCATAGCGTTCGATCTTCTTGTCAACAAGATCATTCAAAACTATCCCTCCAAACTTACTATCAAGTAGAGTAACGCCGTAGTAATTTGCTACGGCGTTAGCCTCCGGATAGAAGGGCTGCACAATTCGCAGCCCATACCCCCACAGAACCAGCCGTGCGGATTTCCCGCAGCCAGCTCTTCAGGAATTAATTCACAGCATTGCGTAAGATTTTATACTCCCAAAAGGGATTCTTATCTTGGGCCGCAATAGCGCGAACGTTTTCTTAATTTCTATTGTAATTTTCGGCCAATATCTGTTTTATTTTAATTGTATCTTTCTCATTACCATTTGCTGCGATGATCTGATGATCTTATTCTACATTTGTCCACAGTTTTAGAAAAGCATAATTTCCTAAACAAAAAAAAAAGAATTCATCCGTCCTAACCTATCAGGTTGTCCAGCTGTCGGGCTTTCCCTAATATGCAAGGTTACCCCCTGATCGGCCAACCCCGGTTCGCTTTCGCTATGTTCCAAGTTCCCCCTTCAGCTTCCTTCAAACTCCACCGTTGTCAGTTACGCCCTTGCTTACGGGTTGTCTTCCCGCCGGTTGGGCGACAGGGTTTCTTTCAACCCATCGGCTCGGCAGACATGCCGGGCAAACATATTATAGCCCAGCAGCTTGTGCTGTGCTAACTTTCGTTGCCAGGGCACCGCGACGGCTTTCCTAAATAATAACCCTGTCCGAATCGGATACCTGCGTTTTTCAATACTTTAGCCCCTTCGCTGTTTTCTACAAATTCGGCTATTACTTCTATTGAAAGCCTCTGCAAAAGCTTTGCCATATTCTCTACTA from Desulfotomaculum nigrificans DSM 574 harbors:
- the aspS gene encoding aspartate--tRNA ligase encodes the protein MSESMHGLRRTHHCGELSKQHMGQEVVLMGWVQRRRDHGGLIFVDLRDRSGLVQIVFSPDVDEAAFKKAEAVRNEYVLAIVGKVQERPEGTANPNMVTGEIEVYAHTLRVLNRAKTPPFYIEDHIDVDENLRLRYRYLDLRRPEMQQSLIMRHRAAKSVRDFLDNHGFLEIETPMLTKSTPEGARDYLVPSRVNPGKFYALPQSPQIFKQLLMLAGMEKYFQIVRCFRDEDLRADRQPEFTQIDLEMSFVDADDVMSLMEQMIAKVCKDTIGLEIKVPFPRLSYQEAMDLYGSDKPDTRFDMELKDITPIAAKCGFKVFNSAAAAGGQVKGINAKGCAAFSRKEIDDLTAFVAVYKAKGLAYMMINEDGSVKSPIAKFFNEDEIAAIKDKLEAQPGDLLLFVADKPAVVAAALGALRLHLAQRLNLIPEDRWNFLWVIDFPLLEYDAEEGRYFAMHHPFTSPVEEDIPLLQTDPGKVRARAYDMVLNGVEVGGGSIRIHRRDVQELMFKALGLGPEEAKEKFGFMLEAFEYGAPPHGGIAFGFDRLVMLLTGKDSIRDVIAFPKTASATCLMTQAPDVVDPAQLVELHIRSTAVVKNNSDK
- the hisS gene encoding histidine--tRNA ligase is translated as MLTTRPRGTNDILPGEVEKWQYLEELARQVCREYGYSEIRTPIFEHTELFARGVGETTDIVEKEMYTFTDRGDRSITLRPEGTAAVVRAYLENKLYALPQPIKLFYIGPMFRYDRPQAGRFRQFHQFGVEVFGSNSPAVDAEVIAMAMDIYHRIGLTNLELHINSVGCPQCRPVLRQKLQEYFRPQLAELCPNCQGRFDRNPLRILDCKSEKCQEIGRHAPTTLDVLCPECQAHFELVKGYLDAVGVKYIVDNRLVRGLDYYTNTAFEIMTRDIGAQSSIGGGGRYNGLIEACGGSAAPGIGFALGLERILLTAERQGITFPISRGPAVFVATVGAGAETESFALVQKLRRHGIAADKDYLGRSLKAQMKYAGKLDARLVIILGEEELSRGVAVVRNMQAGSQEEVPLADIISYVKEVQ
- a CDS encoding DUF896 domain-containing protein; the encoded protein is MDKGVMLDKTDFTLYTCSLLKQHVILTFEVIAIITKELVDRINALARKQRAEGLTAEEKEEQHKLRQEYLKGIRSQVLDSLSRIKFVEDEKPNNTSGSCSCGHHHHKESHKGHTH
- a CDS encoding GAF and HD-GYP domain-containing protein, which translates into the protein MLVLNGKTKDAEFGGDEARFLSVLRASLDLAIDRGQEETGEIELKGSRESQIRAEQVQAKGTVMAEVMKTGQPLVIEDLEKYDGYLCLPDCGNDIRSAVVFPVKTGGKIIGALIVCTPFTLDRERNEVGYLSIIASQVGLAIENAQLYESLREYYMNVVNALAAALEAKDKYTQGHSLRVALWAKAVAEEMGLSDKEQEMVYIGGLLHDIGKVGVREYILLKTSKLTPEEEKEIQTHPRVGAKILEPANLPQEVVETVLYHHENYNGGGYPEGIAGEQIPLLARIIRVVDSYDAMKSDRPYRKALSQKWVIEELSRCSGKQFDPAVVEAVKKLIEQGKLA
- a CDS encoding sensor domain-containing diguanylate cyclase, which produces MNISRLLTSTVELDKVMELITNSLIIIYKAELGFVGLREGDKIRIAQAKGDHGDLLIGKEWPMVQPLIENVFSKVEPSFLSIDELMTLPGLSDVELDSKNKIMVYPLWTSLGAVGLLGIVFSPDSMDDSDTRNLQIYANFAAIALANAKLVSRLEKEAETDFLTGFFNKRAIRNILVNELERTIRYGIPLTVIFLDIDNFKTYNDTFGHVAGDVVLQKTADIIKNSIRTVDIAGRFGGEEFVIILPGTKEEGAVAVAERIRKSIETYPFPHRKVTVSLGIALAKNSHSVDSLLEEADQALYQAKRQGKNRFYLDPP
- a CDS encoding PocR ligand-binding domain-containing protein — encoded protein: MPTNLLLSVSLKYWQDFQDTLARVMDANIYIFDTNGSSFSQFSREAELCQNVNKGEKICNEKCVRFYKEILGSLKDKGIFTCPYGIKLYAYRLGTYAQKIGFLIVAPTRIRTRVGSEEENTFITKAHSIYQTINEVLKAILEKNLLGLRSLEINSIYEHQPPADLNCRTG
- a CDS encoding ATPase domain-containing protein produces the protein MEKLKTGIKNLDGILSGGIPVYSLNIVSGSPGSGKTIFVQNIIFNSARNGLKSLYLTTISESQFKMVRHLQEFEFFSDDFLGDRFIYGDLGAVLRKQGTEKVLEYLTEMIKRHQPNILVIDSFKAIRDIFPDEKTFKAFVFDLAAALSIWEVTVFLVGEYEEKELTLLSEFAIADGIFHLYGQEEKRFQKRYLRILKMRGTNFEQGEHLFQINPAGIEVYPRIKPKGEELQYKVKPGKKGFGITGLDEMLNGGFREGTITLISGGTGTGKTALALKFLLDGAEKCENGLFLSFEEPVSQLIDNARQLGWETDKYLADGRLDIKFISPIELDVDKHAFEILDMVSSKKIDRLVIDSISSFESSVSDIQKYKDYLWAIAQQIKRRHITAIFTALNEDLFSPASVTKNQISLLADNIIILRYVEKNSSIKKVLGILKARGTNHDRDIREYEITPGGINVLGKLDKANMFI